A window from Hymenobacter volaticus encodes these proteins:
- a CDS encoding PaaI family thioesterase: MEQVPDVATLVAIYNQINNYGRTNGMDLTVTQPGEVLYTMTIGEEHLSSPGTCHGGVIAGLMDAALGAAALSLAFTVGELVSTVEFKINYLHPVRLHDHLVARATVEHNGKTLVVSSASISCPTRNNVVVARGMGTFNRYPADKRDFHRLLFPEADQ; the protein is encoded by the coding sequence ATGGAACAGGTTCCTGATGTTGCTACGCTAGTAGCCATCTACAATCAGATCAACAACTACGGCCGTACCAATGGCATGGACCTCACCGTGACGCAGCCCGGCGAAGTGCTGTACACCATGACCATCGGCGAGGAGCACTTGTCGTCGCCGGGTACTTGCCATGGGGGAGTGATAGCAGGCCTGATGGATGCGGCCCTAGGAGCGGCAGCCCTTTCGCTGGCTTTCACCGTCGGGGAACTAGTATCGACCGTGGAATTCAAGATTAACTACTTGCATCCCGTGCGCCTGCACGACCACCTGGTTGCCCGCGCCACAGTCGAGCACAACGGCAAGACGTTAGTGGTGAGCAGCGCTTCTATCAGCTGCCCCACGCGCAATAATGTGGTAGTTGCTCGTGGCATGGGGACCTTCAACCGCTACCCCGCCGATAAGCGGGACTTTCATCGGCTGCT
- a CDS encoding DUF962 domain-containing protein, whose amino-acid sequence MPAPPLTFSEFYPRYLHDHSRRGTRILHFIGTTLFLLALVMAAVWQRPILVLAGIVAAYGFAWIGHFFVEHNRPATFQYPWLSLRGDFQLYWDLLRGRESF is encoded by the coding sequence ATGCCTGCTCCACCCCTCACCTTCTCGGAATTCTACCCTCGCTATCTACACGACCATAGCCGCCGCGGCACCCGAATTCTGCATTTCATTGGCACCACGCTGTTTCTGCTAGCATTGGTAATGGCTGCGGTGTGGCAACGGCCAATTCTAGTTTTGGCAGGCATAGTGGCAGCCTATGGCTTTGCGTGGATAGGCCATTTTTTTGTGGAGCACAACCGGCCAGCTACTTTCCAGTACCCCTGGCTCTCTCTACGCGGCGACTTTCAGCTGTATTGGGACCTGCTCCGCGGCCGAGAATCGTTCTGA
- a CDS encoding GNAT family N-acetyltransferase produces the protein MKIRSPRTPAEWAAYYRLRYEVLRQPWQQPAGSERVPEDEDPATVHALRLTPDGTAVGVAMLQSAEQARGQVRFMAVAPAWQGHGIGRELLEYLEEAGRRLGYTEIRLHAREAAVPFYARLGYVLEAPSHTLFGSIPHFLMTKELAE, from the coding sequence ATGAAGATTCGCTCTCCCCGTACGCCCGCTGAGTGGGCCGCTTATTACCGGCTCCGCTACGAGGTGTTGCGCCAGCCCTGGCAGCAGCCCGCAGGCTCGGAACGAGTACCTGAAGACGAGGACCCGGCCACCGTACACGCCCTCCGGCTAACGCCCGACGGTACGGCCGTGGGCGTGGCCATGCTACAGTCGGCCGAGCAGGCGCGGGGGCAGGTACGGTTTATGGCTGTTGCGCCCGCCTGGCAAGGCCACGGAATCGGACGGGAGCTGCTGGAGTACCTCGAAGAAGCGGGGCGCCGGCTTGGCTACACCGAAATTCGATTGCATGCCCGCGAAGCGGCTGTACCATTTTACGCGCGTTTGGGTTACGTGCTGGAAGCGCCGTCGCACACGTTGTTTGGCAGTATTCCGCACTTCCTGATGACCAAGGAGCTAGCCGAGTAG
- a CDS encoding YajQ family cyclic di-GMP-binding protein: MASFDIVSKVDPQTLENAVNTAKKELQTRYDLRDTKGGIDLDKKANTILLSSENSMRVKALEDILMARVVKQGIDGTSLDFTAEEQPSGSLVKKTIKVRAGIDKDAGRKIVKAIKDAKLKVEAQMQDDQVRVTAKKIDDLQAVIALLRRSDIGQPLQFVNMKS; this comes from the coding sequence ATGGCATCTTTTGATATCGTGAGCAAAGTGGACCCGCAAACGCTAGAAAATGCGGTGAACACAGCCAAAAAAGAACTGCAAACCCGCTACGACCTGCGTGACACCAAAGGTGGTATCGACCTCGATAAAAAAGCCAACACCATTTTGTTGAGCTCGGAAAATTCTATGCGCGTTAAGGCCCTGGAAGATATTCTGATGGCCCGCGTAGTAAAGCAAGGCATCGACGGTACGTCGCTGGACTTCACGGCCGAAGAACAGCCGAGCGGTAGCTTGGTTAAGAAAACCATCAAAGTCCGGGCGGGCATCGACAAAGACGCAGGCCGCAAAATCGTTAAGGCCATCAAAGACGCCAAGCTGAAAGTGGAAGCCCAGATGCAGGACGACCAAGTACGCGTTACGGCCAAGAAAATCGACGACCTACAAGCTGTCATTGCGCTGCTGCGTCGCTCCGACATCGGCCAGCCCCTGCAATTCGTGAACATGAAGAGTTGA
- a CDS encoding TerC family protein, whose amino-acid sequence MHFDFSVFSNPQTWVSLLTLTFMEIVLGIDNIIFISIIVNRLPRERQGRGRTIGLLLALVFRIGLLLSISWIVGLKSALFTLNLPWQTEPFGVSGRDLILLGGGLFLIGKSTTEIHTKLQGEEEETHADGKANVSMGGIIFQIILIDIVFSFDSILTAVGLVDNVLIMILAVILSMGVMLVFSGVVADFVNRNPTIKMLALSFLIMIGVMLVMESFHKEIEKGYIYFAMAFSLVVEILNMRLRKKSPPVQLRESQYD is encoded by the coding sequence ATGCATTTCGACTTTTCGGTATTCTCCAACCCGCAAACCTGGGTAAGCTTGCTCACGCTGACCTTCATGGAGATTGTGTTGGGAATCGACAACATCATCTTCATTTCCATCATCGTCAACCGGTTGCCGCGCGAACGGCAGGGCCGTGGCCGGACCATTGGGCTCTTGCTGGCGCTGGTTTTCCGTATTGGGTTGCTGCTCAGCATCTCCTGGATTGTGGGCTTGAAGTCGGCACTCTTCACCCTGAACCTGCCGTGGCAGACTGAGCCGTTCGGCGTATCGGGCCGCGACTTGATCTTGCTTGGCGGCGGCTTGTTTTTGATTGGTAAGAGCACCACCGAAATTCACACCAAGCTGCAAGGTGAGGAAGAAGAAACGCATGCTGATGGCAAGGCCAACGTGTCGATGGGTGGTATCATTTTCCAGATCATCCTCATCGACATCGTCTTCAGCTTCGACTCCATTCTTACGGCGGTGGGTCTGGTCGACAATGTGTTGATTATGATTTTGGCCGTCATCCTGTCGATGGGCGTGATGCTGGTTTTCTCGGGCGTAGTAGCCGATTTTGTGAACCGCAACCCAACCATCAAGATGCTGGCTCTCTCCTTCCTGATTATGATTGGCGTAATGCTGGTGATGGAGTCTTTCCACAAGGAAATCGAGAAAGGCTACATCTACTTCGCTATGGCTTTCTCGCTCGTAGTAGAAATACTGAACATGCGCCTGCGCAAAAAGTCACCGCCCGTTCAGCTGCGCGAATCCCAGTACGACTAA
- a CDS encoding J domain-containing protein, producing the protein MTTYYAVLGVSEQATPDDIRRAYRRLALLTHPDRTPDPAAHQRFIAVNEAYEALNEPTRRYFYDSQLREIRNRVRPLQPGQPSVAARASRRPPPPPIWRRRSYVPKRLNFPAYARTAKRWGKWLALLPALILLDFFVLRHYATADFISIGTSRDGAGNLYNWVVTSQGEFNTAVELPLNTTGFRVRTSLLFKFIHEAYLPDGTALPIHTTSGSLLAFTALLLLLAAATQAKHLSDAARVNVAIVAATVGVILLMMAISGDNVFFASPQKLPVAALRKD; encoded by the coding sequence ATGACCACTTACTACGCCGTGTTAGGCGTGAGTGAGCAAGCTACCCCCGATGATATTCGCCGGGCGTACCGGCGCTTGGCACTACTCACTCACCCCGACCGCACGCCCGACCCCGCGGCTCACCAGCGCTTCATTGCCGTGAATGAGGCATACGAAGCGTTAAACGAGCCTACTCGCCGCTACTTCTACGACTCGCAACTGCGCGAAATTCGGAATCGGGTGCGGCCATTGCAGCCTGGGCAGCCCTCGGTTGCCGCCCGGGCATCTCGTCGGCCGCCGCCCCCGCCTATCTGGCGGCGCCGTAGCTACGTGCCCAAGCGGCTCAACTTCCCGGCTTACGCTCGCACGGCCAAGCGCTGGGGAAAATGGCTGGCGCTGCTACCGGCTCTAATTCTGCTCGATTTTTTCGTGTTGCGGCACTACGCAACGGCCGATTTTATTAGCATTGGTACCTCGCGTGATGGGGCCGGCAACCTGTATAACTGGGTGGTTACCTCGCAAGGGGAGTTCAACACTGCGGTAGAACTTCCTCTCAACACGACTGGTTTCCGAGTGCGAACCTCTTTGCTTTTCAAGTTTATCCACGAAGCCTATTTACCCGACGGAACTGCGTTGCCGATACACACCACGTCGGGTAGCCTGCTTGCTTTCACTGCGTTGCTGCTGTTGCTGGCTGCCGCCACCCAAGCCAAACATCTGTCCGATGCCGCCCGGGTGAATGTGGCAATTGTGGCTGCTACCGTAGGGGTGATTTTGCTGATGATGGCAATAAGCGGGGATAATGTGTTTTTCGCCTCCCCACAAAAGTTACCTGTAGCTGCACTCAGAAAGGATTAA
- a CDS encoding RNA methyltransferase, producing MRKLSMEELNRLTVADFKNTRKFPLTLVLDNVRSLHNVGAAFRTADAFAIEKIWLCGITGRPPQREITKTALGSTESVVWEYAATTLEALQQLKAAGYVLVAVEQTTGSQLLPAFQPDPARPYALVMGNEVFGVEDEVLAFCDAAVEIPQFGTKHSLNVSVAAGVVLWDFLSKLGWTTGREV from the coding sequence ATGCGCAAACTCTCGATGGAAGAGCTGAACCGGCTAACGGTGGCAGACTTCAAAAATACGCGAAAATTCCCCCTCACCCTAGTGCTCGACAACGTGCGCAGCCTACATAATGTGGGTGCCGCCTTTCGCACCGCCGATGCGTTTGCCATCGAAAAAATATGGCTTTGCGGCATCACTGGCCGGCCTCCGCAACGCGAAATCACGAAAACAGCGCTAGGCTCGACGGAGTCCGTGGTGTGGGAATATGCTGCTACCACGCTAGAGGCGCTTCAGCAACTAAAGGCCGCGGGCTACGTGCTAGTGGCCGTTGAGCAAACGACAGGTAGTCAGCTGCTGCCGGCTTTTCAGCCGGACCCGGCGCGTCCGTACGCGTTGGTGATGGGCAACGAGGTATTTGGGGTGGAAGATGAGGTGCTGGCTTTCTGCGACGCAGCAGTGGAAATTCCTCAGTTTGGTACCAAGCATTCGTTGAATGTGAGTGTGGCCGCCGGCGTGGTGTTGTGGGATTTCCTGAGTAAGCTGGGCTGGACCACGGGTCGCGAAGTGTAG